AGCCATTACGTAGAGATTGCTGTGAGTAACCTTCCAGTTCCATTttgattaacttttttttttttcccctcagacaTTTAGTCACTCGCAGGTGTCTCAGGAGGATATTCTCACACTAGGCAATAAGTTTTAATTATAATCTGAGTATATAGGTCTGTCCATGACTATTCAAAAAAACCTGTGACCTTCTGTTTCACTTTAATTCATTTCAAAGATCAGGCCATAAAGTCATTCTGGCTGTACAATAGAGTGGCTGGagttagaaaaataattgttgtaattattttcaaagaaggCTGTAGACATCTCTGAATATGttgccagatttttttattattatttttaactcagtctgattttagaaatattttgtgttttccaagaTGAACTTGgactaaagaaaaatgaaaaaaattgatgaAAATAATCTATGGATACTGCTATGCAAATTAATTCCTCAAATAGCTGCTAGGTACCAGCTGCTATAGAGGaaactatttttgaaaaagCTTGCTAATCCCTTAGAATATGGAGAAGTACTGAGGAATGGACAGGGAGGGGAAGCTAAATAAGGCTAGGGCAATTTCTTTGAGAATCTCCTTGAAATACAAGATAGCTTAAACCAAACCTtgagatattttttaattaaaaataaaatagctgtaATTCCTGCAGCCAGGAACAATGACATAAATTTTAGAACCCAATGACTGACCTGCACTCCCAAATcttaataatatattattacAGAAGTGATATAAGAATTCAAATATGGGTCACGTATCTTAAATTTGCACATAATGTGATACTTTGCATGCCTAGCACTCTAATAAAAGCTTCTGATAAACTTTGAAGTTCTCAGGAACCTGTGACCAAGCCAAACAAGTTTCTGTTCCCAGGAGATCTTCACAAAGACACTCATAATTTAGAGATGATTTACATGTCTCAGTAGTTAAAGTGCTAGGAGAGCAAAACTCTCAGTACTAATCTCTGTGTCTAGGATTACTTATGTATTTTACCCCTTGACTATTTATCCTGTAAGCCCCACCTATAGATGAAGTTCAGTTTCATTGGACGATCCAAAGACTGCTgcaaagtgacagaaaaatggACTGCAAGTGAAGAAATTATTGACACTTAATATACATTTGACTCTTCTCCAACTGGCTACCATTGGTCTATAACACATCTGTACCAGACACTGCAGGGACAGGAAAGGAAGTATTCTTGTATATGACTTCTTCTGCCTCCACAGCTGAGTTTTGCAAAACCTTATCTTTTCAGAACTCTTCCTTGAGAACAAAAGTCACCAAGCAGTGCAACAAATTTATACATGTAGAAGTTAACCTAAAAAACAGTTGCTGATGTTTTGAGGTCCAAGATAAGAATAAAAGTGGATTTGTGGATTCTTTACATAAAGAGGTCCTAAGAGATCAGGCCCAGAATTAGAGACAGCCAGGAAAGATCCTGTATTACTAAGATTTGTCCTTCAGACTTCCACAAAAGTGCTATCATTTGATATTATCTTTTTAGACTGGACttctaaaattctttttttaaattatttcttcttccatgtCAAAGAAGCAGTATCTTAAGTGTTTTTCTAGTTATATCTCGGTCTTTGTACACAACCATAACACTTTTCATTTCCTCCCAACTCTCACAGGGTTCTTCAGTGTCCTTCCCTTTTAACagtatttgtgctttttctctcattttggGGCTGGAGTTTGGTGAAAATTGTGTGTGCATTCCTggccattttctgaaaaaatcagtctctcttctcttttccttagaAGCAGCTTGAATCCCCAAACTACAAGTGCTCATGGATTGCCTACCAAAAGCTGAAATTCTTCATGATTTCCAACAGTATTTACCTTGCAGAGGAGGGTGCAAGGGACTGCATCATGTAAATTATGCTTAATCTCCTTTAATGACACCAGGCAGATTCAAAAGGGTTTTGAAGGCAGAAtaaattcttctgaaataatCACTCCAGTGTTCCCAGAAATTAAGTTGGCCCAGAATATTTTAAGATGAAAGAAACTTGTGGTCAGATATACATGCCACAAGATAAGGAAGCGAAGCAGTAATAAACACAAATACTGAGGCAAAACCCCATGTAATCAGCAGTGGCTCATAAATAATTTCATGCACAAAGAATGTCCCAGCTTGTTGGGCAACTTGGGATTCAGTATAAAAACCTGCACAACTCAAGGCTCTTCCATCCATTTCTCTTGCCTTCTTTGCCTTGGTGAATAAGGTAAGTGTGAACCCACCTATTCTCTCTTTATATGTTGAACTGTTGCCTTGATGACTTTGTAGCTTTTCCTCACTAACGTTGTAGTACATTCAGCTTTTTTCTCTGAGGGACAAAGGGGTTTTCATATGAAAGGGGAAGTTTTCTATTGGTGGTCAGTTATAAAAATCATTGAGTGGGGCAATTAGCCACAAGTTAACCAGTTAGGTCTGTCTATTCAACTTTGGGATCCAAACAAGTTTTCAGGTCCTGCAGCTGAACATAAAATACCTGTAGTGAATTCTTGGGTCTGTTCAGACTAGTGTGCTGGCCTGTGGAATATTCAGCTAAGGCTGTAAGATTGGAAGAACACAGGGATACTGGCCAATACTGGCAGTCCTGGGTCACTAGTTCTCCACATAGAACGCAATCATCAGTccatgcctgcctgcctttgaaTCTCAATTTGTAGTTCTTCTGCAGGCAAGGAGTGACCTTCAGTCAGTTGCTTCTTCATCCTCCAAACAACTGTGGACAGATTTGCATTGTAGCTTCTGAGATCTGATgatgattttattattaatagcaATACACAAAAATAGAAGTGTTCCTGAATTCAGCTACTTGTCCTTCCATTTCTtattaaactgattttaagTGCTTAAGCTTCTATTTTCCACTTACTAAAACTGGGAAACGGGACCTCCAAGATGGAACATGCATGAGAGGAAGCAGTAGGAATGAAATCAGAAAGGTTATTTGCTGTATTAGCATTAGGTAGGACGTTTGTCATCATTGACTGTTTAGCAAAGAGGCAAGCCTTGGATCAGGAATAACAACCTAAGCCTTACCTGTTCCAGCAGAGCACCTTCATCTGAAGGCTGAAGAGTCAACCTCCATTTCTCTAGGACATACAAAGCCCTAATAGTTTTCATGTGTGCAGCCACATCTGCAAGGAAGTATTGAAAGTGCCTTTTCCTAGGGTAGTGTTATGACCATGTGGTTAGGGCACCCTCTGCAATGTGAATGAAGaggctttcagcagcagcatgtaCCCTGGTTCCTGGGTGAGTTGAATAACCACAGAGGCTTAAGGGTAAGTTACTGACTGAGATGCACCAGTGCTGCCTTCCCTAGCAATCTCCTTAAGGAAAATGCAAGATCAACCCTGTTTTCAAAGTACTTCCTCTGGATTTGGTGAAAAATGCCATCTTTCTCCCCATGGAACCTCTTGTTAGTTTGTTATACACTCCTCTTATCAGAGAATTTCAGGTGTACTAAtagagttttatttaaattcttgtattgcatttatttctttttttttgtttcagatttacCTCCACCCCACAGACATGTCTTGCTACGACTTGTGTCCTCCCACCCCCTGTGGCCCAACCCCACTGGCAAATagctgcaacgagccctgtgtcaggcagtgccaggactcAACAGTGGTGATCCAGCCCTCTcccgtggtggtgaccctgcccggacccatcctcagctccttcccccagaacaCCGCTGTGGGATCCTCAGCATCTGCAGCTGTTGGGAGCGCACTTAGTGCTGGGGGAGTGCCCATCTCCTCTGGCAGCTCCTTAGGATTTGGGAGCTTTGGCTATCCAGGCCTGGGCAGTGGGTACAGCCGGCCCTACCGTCGCTACAACACCTACCGCGGTGGCTTCTATGGGCCGTGCTAAAGCGTGAGGAGCAAGCAGGAAGAAATGACCAGGAATGCTGAAGCAAAATCTGATGCAAGACTGAGCTCATGGCCATGGTTTTCACATGCGATGTTAGACACCCACAACTTGAAGTTAATGGAGCTGTGGGTGCTTGGCATCTCCTAAAATCAGGCCTTTGCTTGTCTTACTTTTGTTATGCTTTGCTTTATATTTCTGATcaaatgtcttgttttcttatgctttttttgtatttgacaAAGACTAGgtaaaatatgtaattattaGAAATTGTTCTGCATAACTGAAATAGTACAGTCCACTTAAACAATGAAGAAGGAAGATCTCATTTGCTGAGTGTGTCATTGTGAGAGGGATGAATGGGTACTGTCCTTAGTGAACC
This genomic interval from Buteo buteo chromosome 11, bButBut1.hap1.1, whole genome shotgun sequence contains the following:
- the LOC142036348 gene encoding feather keratin 1-like, which produces MYPGSWIYLHPTDMSCYDLCPPTPCGPTPLANSCNEPCVRQCQDSTVVIQPSPVVVTLPGPILSSFPQNTAVGSSASAAVGSALSAGGVPISSGSSLGFGSFGYPGLGSGYSRPYRRYNTYRGGFYGPC